A section of the Carya illinoinensis cultivar Pawnee chromosome 12, C.illinoinensisPawnee_v1, whole genome shotgun sequence genome encodes:
- the LOC122290267 gene encoding protein RGF1 INDUCIBLE TRANSCRIPTION FACTOR 1-like yields the protein MGAGGPDDDDNRWPPWLKPLLSENFFVQCKLHADSHKSECNMYCLDCKNGALCSLCLAHHKDHRAIQIRRSSYHDVIRVSEIQKVLDITGVQTYIINSARVVFLNERPQPRPGKGVTNTCEVCERSLLDSFRFCSLGCKIAGTSKKFQKKKHSAAMASDSEDSYSSSSHGLEKNRIQSFTPSTPPPTSVNFRTAKRRKGIPHRSPMGGVLMGY from the exons ATG GGTGCTGGAGGCCCTGACGACGACGACAACAGGTGGCCGCCATGGCTGAAGCCTCTGCTTAGTGAGAATTTTTTTGTTCAATGCAAGTTACACGCAGATTCCCACAAGAGTGAATGCAATATGTACTGTTTGGATTGCAAGAACGGCGCTCTCTGCTCTCTCTGCCTCGCTCATCACAAGGACCACAGAGCTATTCAG ATAAGGAGGTCCTCATACCATGATGTGATAAGGGTATCTGAGATTCAGAAAGTTTTGGACATCACTGGAGTTCAGACCTACATTATCAACAGCGCCAGGGTCGTCTTCCTGAACGAGCGCCCCCAGCCTAGGCCCGGTAAGGGCGTCACCAACACCTGCGAGGTCTGTGAGCGCAGCCTCCTCGACTCCTTCCGCTTCTGCTCTCTCGGTTGCAAG ATTGCTGGGACGTCAAAGAAGTTCCAAAAGAAGAAGCACTCGGCGGCGATGGCTTCGGACTCAGAGGACTCGTACAGCAGCAGCAGCCATGGCCTGGAGAAGAATAGGATCCAGAGCTTCACTCCCTCGACACCACCACCAACTTCCGTCAACTTCCGGACGGCAAAGAGGAGGAAGGGAATCCCACACCGTTCTCCAATGGGCGGAGTACTCATGGGGTATTAG
- the LOC122289020 gene encoding protein TORNADO 2-like, translated as MALSNNVIGGINFIAMLLSIPIIGSGIWLSTEPDNSCVKILQWPVIILGILILVVALAGFVGGFWRVPWLLIFYLIAMLILIILLACLVVFIYMVTLRGSGHHVPSRNYLEYHLDDFSGWLRRRVQSPFKWDRIRNCLSSKTLCAELNQNYRMAQDFFNARISPLQSGCCKPPTECGYTFVNPTYWISPINTAADKDCLQWSNEQTQLCYSCNSCKAGLLANIKKEWIRADIILLVTLLALISVYLVGCCAFRNAKTEDLFTRYKHDNNYT; from the exons ATGGCACTGAGCAATAATGTTATCGGAGGCATCAATTTCATTGCCATGCTGCTCTCAATCCCAATCATTGGATCTGGAATCTGGCTCTCCACAGAACCAGACAACTCTTGTGTGAAGATCTTACAATGGCCGGTGATCATTCTGGGGATATTGATCTTGGTTGTAGCACTAGCAGGCTTTGTCGGAGGGTTTTGGAGAGTCCCATGGCTCCTAATATTCTACCTCATCGCCATGCTTATTCTCATAATATTGCTTGCTTGTCTGGTGGTTTTCATCTACATGGTCACCCTCAGGGGCTCCGGCCACCATGTACCGAGCCGGAATTACTTGGAATATCATCTTGATGACTTTTCAGGCTGGCTTCGTCGAAGGGTTCAAAGTCCTTTTAAGTGGGATCGCATAAGGAACTGTCTTAGTTCCAAAACTTTGTGTGCAGAGTTGAATCAGAATTATCGTATGGCTCAAGACTTCTTTAATGCACGTATTAGCCCCTTACAG TCGGGATGCTGTAAGCCACCGACGGAATGCGGGTACACATTCGTGAATCCAACGTACTGGATAAGTCCGATAAACACGGCGGCAGACAAGGATTGCCTGCAATGGAGCAACGAGCAGACGCAGCTTTGCTACAGctgcaattcatgcaaagcagGACTATTGGCGAATATAAAGAAAGAATGGATAAGAGCAGACATCATATTGCTCGTAACTCTGCTAGCTTTGATATCGGTATATTTGGTAGGGTGTTGTGCATTTAGGAACGCAAAAACTGAGGATCTCTTTACCAGATACAAGCACGATAACAACTATACGTGA
- the LOC122289632 gene encoding uncharacterized protein LOC122289632 isoform X1, with amino-acid sequence MNTVVNSVFPASSPKALTEPFSDNLANSDLPVQTLLATSPTTFPVQKQPMNTVFTSVLPVSSPKASTEPFSPVEATHLDSISGFQATASSPQSQKGSMVSDDHSAPILASTLAVNRFNGMKLSLPLGPNVGDASDTPQHSLGFSKSPSRILETELEVTDNSSVDGSTSDEGPLYGFDLQLVCKGFGADALATDLYVLGDTPSPLCSLPPTEPSADPHVDWIFQKVKDMSYCLGMSCEGYEDQLQALLITIKSGQPLLARSSMKKDRELKKLACSINYDAWEGSACRGRHKDRVNLGNP; translated from the coding sequence ATGAACACGGTGGTTAACTCGGTTTTTCCGGCGTCTTCCCCAAAGGCATTAACTGAGCCTTTTTCTGATAACTTGGCTAACAGCGATCTGCCGGTACAGACTTTGCTGGCAACTTCCCCGACCACCTTTCCGGTGCAGAAACAGCCGATGAACACGGTGTTTACCTCGGTTTTGCCGGTGTCTTCCCCAAAGGCGTCAACTGAGCCTTTTTCCCCCGTAGAGGCCACGCATTTGGACTCCATCAGTGGTTTTCAGGCCACCGCTTCTTCCCCACAGTCACAGAAAGGGTCGATGGTCTCCGACGACCACTCGGCTCCTATTCTGGCTTCCACCCTTGCCGTTAACAGATTTAATGGGATGAAACTCTCTCTTCCGTTGGGGCCAAACGTGGGTGATGCTTCTGATACTCCTCAACACTCTTTGGGTTTCTCTAAGTCACCCTCAAGGATCCTGGAAACTGAGTTGGAAGTGACTGACAACTCCTCGGTGGATGGGAGTACTTCGGATGAAGGGCCACTGTACGGTTTTGATCTCCAGTTGGTATGCAAGGGATTTGGGGCAGACGCACTAGCAACCGATCTGTATGTACTTGGGGATACGCCAAGTCCTTTATGCTCATTACCACCAACAGAACCTTCAGCTGATCCACATGTAGATTGGATTTTTCAGAAGGTTAAGGATATGAGCTATTGTTTAGGGATGTCTTGCGAAGGCTATGAGGATCAGTTGCAAGCTCTTCTCATCACAATAAAATCAGGCCAACCTTTACTTGCTAGATCATCAATGAAGAAGGATAGGGAACTCAAGAAACTTGCTTGCTCTATTAATTATGATGCATGGGAGGGTAGTGCATGCAGGGGACGGCACAAGGATAGGGTGAATCTTGGCAATCCATGA